One segment of Peromyscus leucopus breed LL Stock chromosome 5, UCI_PerLeu_2.1, whole genome shotgun sequence DNA contains the following:
- the Nutf2 gene encoding nuclear transport factor 2 — protein MGDKPIWEQIGSSFIQHYYQLFDNDRTQLGAIYIDASCLTWEGQQFQGKAAIVEKLSSLPFQKIQHSITAQDHQPTPDSCIISMVVGQLKADEDPIMGFHQMFLLKNINDAWVCTNDMFRLALHNFG, from the exons ATGGGAGACAAGCCAATTTGGGAGCAGATTGGATCCAGCTTTATTCAGCATTACTACCAGTTATTTGATAACGACAGAACTCAACTAGGCGCAATTTAC ATTGATGCATCATGCCTTACGTGGGAAGGACAGCAGTTCCAGGGGAAAGCTGCCATTGTGGAGAAGTTGTCT AGCCTTCCGTTCCAGAAAATCCAGCATAGTATCACGGCACAGGACCATCAGCCTACACCAGATAGCTGTATCATCAGCATGGTTGTCGGCCAGCTCAAG GCCGATGAAGATCCCATTATGGGTTTCCACCAGATGTTTCTATTGAAGAACATCAACGATGCTTGGGTTTGCACCAATGACATGTTCAGGCTTGCCCTGCACAACTTCGGCTGA